Proteins encoded in a region of the Rutidosis leptorrhynchoides isolate AG116_Rl617_1_P2 chromosome 9, CSIRO_AGI_Rlap_v1, whole genome shotgun sequence genome:
- the LOC139865734 gene encoding uncharacterized protein → MANKKLQRSISPSEIFYSSTISSSSSTFSSSMSSFSSPTRSTSPNRITIRHVVASTPSVRFSIDRRNDSATSTSHNKPNQNVNKSISNNNCNKLWSNGAKKTCMCSPTTHPGSFRCKLHRNGTQSHNNKDTTASYHSHRLYARRSAMTNSLVRIGTVEGDLMKRALSALIRPSSHQQRRRSDFQPKPSRLSVMSKTDD, encoded by the coding sequence ATGGCTAATAAAAAGCTTCAACGATCAATTTCACCATCTGAAATTTTTTACTCATCCAcaatttcatcatcttcatctacgTTCTCTTCATCAATGTCAAGCTTCTCATCTCCTACAAGATCTACCTCTCCTAATCGAATCACCATCCGCCACGTCGTCGCATCAACACCGTCCGTACGGTTTTCAATCGACCGTCGAAACGATTCCGCCACATCAACGTCGCATAATAAACCGAATCAAAACGTCAATAAGAGTATCAGTAACAATAATTGTAATAAACTGTGGAGCAATGGAGCGAAGAAAACGTGCATGTGTTCACCGACGACTCATCCTGGATCTTTTCGGTGTAAATTGCATAGAAACGGTACTCAAAGTCATAATAATAAAGATACAACGGCGTCGTATCATTCGCATAGATTGTACGCACGGAGATCGGCTATGACGAATTCATTAGTGAGGATTGGGACAGTTGAAGGAGATTTGATGAAACGTGCGTTATCGGCGTTGATTCGACCGTCGTCGCATCAGCAGAGACGACGTAGCGATTTTCAACCGAAGCCGAGTCGGCTTTCGGTTATGTCGAAAACTGATGATTAG